In Desulfobulbus oralis, one DNA window encodes the following:
- the pyrE gene encoding orotate phosphoribosyltransferase yields the protein MDDRARLKKLLLEKSYRAGVFALTSGKTSDFYIDGKQTTLDAEGAYLCGRLLYRCIREHPEPLAAVGGMTLGADPLVTAVSLVSYLEHAPIPAFIVRKEAKGHGTGNFIEGKTNIRPGALVAVVEDVVTTGGTLLKVIDRVEAEGFRVGLAAAIVDREEGGAEALEARGYLLKSIFTRSQLLAGEGP from the coding sequence ATGGATGATCGTGCCCGTTTAAAAAAGCTGCTCTTGGAGAAATCCTACCGGGCGGGTGTTTTTGCCCTTACATCCGGAAAAACATCAGATTTTTACATAGATGGAAAGCAAACCACATTGGACGCCGAGGGCGCCTACCTCTGCGGCCGGCTCCTGTACCGGTGCATCAGAGAACATCCCGAGCCGCTTGCCGCCGTGGGGGGCATGACCCTGGGGGCAGATCCGCTTGTCACCGCGGTTTCCTTGGTCAGCTATCTGGAGCATGCGCCCATACCAGCCTTTATCGTCCGCAAGGAGGCCAAGGGACACGGCACCGGCAATTTCATCGAGGGAAAAACCAATATCCGGCCGGGGGCCCTGGTGGCCGTGGTGGAAGACGTGGTGACAACCGGCGGCACGCTCCTCAAAGTCATCGACCGGGTGGAAGCCGAGGGCTTCAGGGTCGGTCTGGCCGCTGCCATCGTCGATCGTGAGGAGGGCGGGGCCGAGGCCCTGGAAGCCCGGGGCTATCTCCTCAAGAGCATTTTCACCAGAAGCCAGCTTCTGGCCGGAGAGGGGCCATGA
- a CDS encoding dual CXXC motif small (seleno)protein: MKCKQCQSPLQVLRRCRQIRLQCPRCQKEYRIQELASELDSAMEKELEKFSCIIYD; the protein is encoded by the coding sequence ATGAAATGTAAGCAATGTCAGAGTCCTCTGCAGGTGCTGCGGCGTTGTCGCCAGATTCGGCTGCAGTGTCCCAGGTGTCAGAAAGAGTACCGCATCCAGGAACTCGCATCCGAGCTGGATTCGGCCATGGAAAAGGAGCTGGAGAAATTTTCCTGCATCATTTATGACTGA
- a CDS encoding PilZ domain-containing protein: MTEVKKIPVKVYVREDGRARLICPVCGFHRELDASKFRGKAAHPLNARCHCRNILSIDFDFRSCKRKEVQLDGYFSSLDPDLDASGSMTVFNISPEGIGFGISGDQMPMVGQRLELRFTLDNRQNTQVKKNAVVKSVSNDMVGCQFDEDDAPNGAFGFYLRT; encoded by the coding sequence ATGACTGAAGTGAAAAAAATTCCGGTCAAAGTATATGTACGGGAAGACGGCCGGGCCCGCCTGATCTGTCCTGTCTGCGGTTTTCACCGTGAGCTGGATGCTTCCAAGTTCCGCGGCAAGGCGGCGCATCCGCTGAACGCCCGCTGCCATTGCCGGAATATCCTGAGCATAGACTTTGACTTTCGTAGCTGCAAGCGTAAGGAAGTGCAGTTGGATGGCTATTTTTCCTCCCTTGATCCGGACCTCGACGCATCCGGCTCCATGACGGTTTTCAATATTTCGCCCGAGGGCATTGGCTTCGGTATTTCCGGGGATCAGATGCCCATGGTGGGGCAGCGCCTGGAGCTCCGCTTTACCCTGGATAACCGGCAAAACACCCAGGTGAAAAAAAACGCTGTGGTCAAGTCGGTCAGCAACGACATGGTGGGTTGCCAATTTGATGAAGACGACGCGCCCAACGGCGCCTTTGGCTTTTATTTGAGGACCTGA